From a region of the Candidatus Tectomicrobia bacterium genome:
- a CDS encoding integration host factor subunit beta, translating to MTKAELVERIAAKINLTKKDTERVVNIVFGSIIQSLAGSDKVELRGFGSFRVRSRESRDGRNPRTGDKVAIPPKKVPFFKAGKELRELVDGKPEENGSAVSSDGVRASASVPRAGGTEEKPF from the coding sequence ATGACCAAGGCGGAGCTGGTGGAGCGGATCGCCGCGAAGATCAACCTCACGAAGAAAGACACCGAGCGCGTGGTCAACATCGTCTTCGGGAGCATCATCCAGTCGCTCGCCGGCTCCGACAAGGTGGAGCTGAGGGGCTTCGGCAGCTTCCGGGTGCGCTCCCGCGAGAGCCGCGACGGGCGGAACCCCCGGACGGGCGACAAGGTGGCCATCCCGCCCAAGAAAGTCCCCTTCTTCAAGGCGGGCAAAGAGCTCCGCGAGCTGGTGGACGGCAAGCCGGAGGAGAACGGTTCCGCCGTCTCCTCGGACGGCGTCCGGGCCTCCGCGTCCGTCCCCCGGGCCGGCGGCACCGAGGAAAAGCCCTTCTAG
- a CDS encoding macro domain-containing protein, with amino-acid sequence MREKRIGRGLISLSQGDITESAADAVVNAANNHLWMGAGVAGAIKRKGGASIEEEAVAKGPIPVGEAVATGAGALKARYVIHAAGMGQDLRTSEDLVEACTRASLRRAEELKLTSIAFPAIGTGVGGLPAARAAGRMLRAAAGHLAREEGTLRRIEFVLFSEADLRAFEAALADAG; translated from the coding sequence ATGCGAGAAAAGCGCATCGGCAGGGGCCTCATCTCCCTCTCCCAAGGCGACATCACCGAGAGCGCGGCCGACGCCGTCGTGAACGCCGCCAACAACCACCTCTGGATGGGGGCGGGGGTCGCGGGCGCCATCAAGCGCAAGGGCGGCGCCTCCATCGAGGAGGAGGCCGTGGCCAAGGGGCCCATCCCCGTGGGTGAGGCGGTCGCCACCGGGGCGGGGGCGCTCAAGGCCCGCTACGTCATCCACGCGGCTGGCATGGGACAGGACCTGCGGACCTCGGAGGACCTCGTCGAGGCTTGCACCCGGGCCAGCCTCCGCCGGGCCGAGGAGCTCAAGCTCACCAGCATCGCCTTTCCCGCCATCGGCACCGGCGTGGGAGGGCTCCCCGCCGCCCGGGCGGCCGGGCGCATGCTCCGCGCCGCCGCCGGGCACCTCGCCCGGGAAGAAGGCACCCTCCGCCGCATCGAGTTCGTCCTCTTCAGCGAAGCGGACCTCCGCGCCTTCGAGGCGGCCCTCGCCGATGCGGGGTAA